Proteins encoded in a region of the Methanofollis tationis genome:
- a CDS encoding DUF123 domain-containing protein, whose protein sequence is MKGIYCLVLRNGACGLEVGRLGPAHFREGWHIYVGSALGPGGLPARVGRHFRLAAAKDRAPRWHIDRLLLSPAFSLEGAVCGGTEERLECRLAGAIGREGVPGFGCTDCACDSHLFYRSDDPFDEITRAFTAIGISAVTRKTNKGESDLLI, encoded by the coding sequence GTGAAAGGGATCTACTGCCTCGTCCTCAGAAACGGGGCATGCGGCCTTGAGGTGGGAAGGCTCGGACCGGCCCATTTCAGAGAGGGCTGGCACATCTACGTCGGTTCGGCCCTCGGCCCGGGCGGACTTCCCGCCCGCGTCGGCAGACATTTCAGGCTCGCCGCCGCAAAAGACCGGGCTCCGCGCTGGCACATCGACCGCCTCCTCCTCTCGCCCGCATTCAGCCTCGAAGGGGCGGTCTGCGGCGGCACCGAAGAGAGGCTCGAGTGCCGCCTCGCCGGTGCGATCGGCCGGGAGGGCGTGCCGGGCTTCGGGTGCACCGACTGCGCCTGCGATTCGCACCTCTTTTACCGTTCTGACGACCCATTTGATGAGATAACACGGGCCTTCACCGCGATTGGCATCTCTGCCGTAACCAGAAAGACCAATAAGGGGGAGAGTGATCTCCTGATATGA
- a CDS encoding MBL fold metallo-hydrolase: MPVVWLPGEGYFANSYIFGGVLVDAGVTPLALARHADRIESVVLTHTHYDHIAYLKEIKALTGAEVCVHAFDAAGLSGERASLAPMFGARPPMTVPDRILEGGERIGGLEVIHTPGHTPGGISLYSPEERALFCGDIVFPGGSFGRFDFPGGDLDALTGSIDRLAALDVEALYPGHGEPVRTGGIRHIRAAAIAVREMR; encoded by the coding sequence ATGCCAGTCGTGTGGTTGCCTGGAGAAGGATATTTCGCGAACAGTTATATCTTCGGCGGGGTGCTCGTCGACGCCGGGGTGACGCCGCTGGCGCTCGCCCGGCACGCCGACCGGATCGAGAGCGTCGTCCTCACCCATACGCACTACGATCACATCGCGTACCTCAAGGAGATCAAAGCGCTCACCGGGGCCGAGGTCTGCGTCCACGCCTTCGACGCCGCCGGGCTCTCCGGGGAAAGGGCCAGCCTCGCCCCGATGTTCGGCGCCCGCCCCCCGATGACCGTCCCGGACCGTATCCTCGAAGGCGGGGAGCGGATCGGCGGCCTGGAGGTGATCCACACCCCCGGCCACACGCCGGGCGGCATCTCCCTGTACAGCCCCGAGGAGCGGGCGCTCTTCTGCGGGGACATCGTCTTTCCGGGCGGATCCTTCGGACGGTTCGATTTCCCGGGCGGCGATCTCGATGCGCTCACCGGTTCGATCGACCGTCTCGCCGCCCTGGACGTCGAGGCGCTCTACCCCGGCCACGGCGAGCCGGTCAGGACCGGCGGGATCCGCCACATCAGGGCGGCGGCCATCGCCGTGCGGGAGATGCGGTGA